A section of the Mycteria americana isolate JAX WOST 10 ecotype Jacksonville Zoo and Gardens chromosome 19, USCA_MyAme_1.0, whole genome shotgun sequence genome encodes:
- the LOC142418917 gene encoding uncharacterized protein LOC142418917 isoform X4 — MKPGEVQRFQRSRVQVAKLLRHGTEEQMLWCRVLPCPSWVIEDKSASSYKNQLNLSLECTRACTATGSSDAEAMQKYGLAPGVGRRAAALASRCYFWHAETERCLMGQTVSNEDNKSNLDVAAFFQGLQNTPRTCFSLQTSSHSISARTFPANQVPKRISEGDTNLFIPISSW, encoded by the exons ATGAAACCAGGGGAAGTTCAACGTTTCCAGC GTTCCCGCGTTCAGGTAGCCAAACTACTGCGTCATGGCACAGAGGAGCAAATGTTGTGGTGCAGGGTTCTCCCTTGCCCCTCTTGGGTCATTGAGGATAAGTCCGCTTCAAGC TATAAAAACCAACTAAATTTAAGTTTAGAGTGTACTAGAGCCTGCACTGCAACAGGCTCTAGCGATGCAGAAGCGATGCAGAAGTACGGACTGGCACCAGGAGTGGGGAGACGGGCTGCTGCGCTTGCGTCCCGCTGCTATTTCTGGCACGCAGAGACTGAGCGGTGTCTGATGGGCCAAAC GGTGTCAAATGAGGATAACAAAAGTAATCTGGATGTAGCAGCTTTCTTCCAAGGACTTCAAAACACTCCAAGGACATG cttcTCTCTGCAAACTTCCTCTCACTCCATTTCTGCAAGAACTTTTCCTGCAAACCAGGTCCCTAAGAGGATTAGTGAAGGGGATACCAATTTATTTATACCCATCTCGTCATGGTAG